The region GGTGTATAACCCGGAGATCATCATCCTGGACGAGGCCACCTCCAGCGTAGACTCCGAAACCGAAGAACTGATACAGTACGCCATCGACCAGCTCATGCAGGGCCGCACCTCCATCGTGATCGCGCACCGCCTCAGCACCATCCAGAAAGCCGATAAAATCATTGTGCTGGACCGCGGTGAGCTGAAAGAGATGGGCAACCACGAAGAACTGCTGGAGCATAACGGCTACTACGCGCAGCTCTACCAGATGCAGTACAAGAACATGATCGATCAATGAACAAGAAGATTTTTTACGTAGTGGCAGGCATTGCCACTGTCGTGTTGGTGCTTTATACTTACCTCGGTGGGTTTTCCGAACCAGCCGTTACCCTTACCACCTCAGAGACGAAGTATGTAGCCGGGCAACCGTTTGAGGGCTCCGTGGAGGACGAGGCCATGGGCCGGGCCTTCCAGCGGGTATCGCAGGTGCTGCAGGAACAGGAGCTGCAGGGCCACCCGGGCAACATCTACTACAACGACCCCGACAAGAGCGGCGACAGCATCCGTGCCTTTATTGGCATTATCATTCCGGACTCCACTGCCAAATTACCCGATGGCTTTACATTGCGCACCGTGCCGGGTGGCCGCCAGGTAGTGCGGGCCGAGGCAACGGCCAATATAGCCCTGCTGCCCAAAAAGCTCTACGCCGCCGTGTTCGACCATGCCGAGGAGGAGAAGCTGAAGCTGGAGGAGTTCTACGTGGAGTGGTTCCCGGAGAACGACAAAGGCGTGCTAGAGGTGCCGGTAAAGGAGTAGCGCTATACTTGCAAGTATAGATTTATACTATATCTTTGGCAGGAGGGAGGCCATACATCATCTACTCCCGTAACCACAGCGATTATACTTTGGGCAAGAAGGCAGAGGCTAAGAAAGAGCTGATCTTGGAGGCAGCGAAAAGCGTGTTTGGCAGGCTAGGCTACAGCAAGGCCACCCTCGACGATATTGCCGCGGCCATCGGCATGAAGAAGCCATCGCTCTACTATTACTACAAAAGCAAGGAGCTGCTCTACATCGAGGCCTTCTCGCAGGAGTGGAAGGCCCGCCTCTCGCACATCAAGCAGCTGGCCGAGCATGAGCCCAACCCGCACAAGCGCCTGCTGCTCTACATCCAGTCCTCGCTGCGTTATTACCAGGAAATCGTGTCAGCGCACACCATCTCCATTAAAGTGCTGATCGAGACACGGGCCATGTTCCAGGAGCTGTTCCGGGAGTCGCGGGGCAAGGAGACGAACTACTATGCCACCGTGATAAAGGAAGGCATTGCCAAGGGGGTGTTCATTCCCTGCGAAGCGGAGCGCGTGGGCTATTCCATGATGGTAGTGAAAGACCTGATCCAGTTCGAGGAGTTCCAGCGCGCTGATTTCCACCAGCTACCCTCCATTGACTTCGAGAAAATTGAGCGGGACGTGCTTTACACCATCAACCTTATCCTTAACGGCATCGCGGTGCAGGAGTAAAGTATAAGGTATAAAAAAGCGGCACTATTGCTGTGCCGCTCGCAGTTGGTCCAGTTTCGCCATCAGGGCGTCTATATCCGGCTTATGGCCTTTGGCTACCTCGGCAGCGTCGAGCTCATTGAGCATATTCTTCATCTGCTGCAGGTAGGCAGCCTTGTCTTTCTTCAAACAGTCTTTTTTGTTCGGCTCGTGGCAATGGCCGTCCGCATCCATGGGCTTAAACATGCTGCCCTCGCCGTAAATAAGCCACTGCGGGTTCAGGTCGTCGAAATGCTTCACAATGGACACCAGTTCATCCAGCACGATGTTGCGGCCGTGGATAATGTTGTTGAGGGTTTCCTCGTCGCTGCCGGTCATGGATTTCAGGTCCTCCATTTCCAGTTCCCTCAGGTTTGTATAAAACCTAAACCGTTTCCCAATTTGCTGTAAGTCGATGGCCATATGCAGTGCGTTTAGTGGGTGAAAAGATGATAGTAATTTTGCTATACGTAAGCATAACAGATTTCGCACTAAAAAAATCCCACAAGCTATGTTTGCGACGCATAAGTAACCCCAGAAACGGCCAATGGCACCCGGGAGCCGGTAAACGGAATTAAACGTCTTCCTGCTGCAACTGTCTTTCGTAGAGTTGCTTGTACAGCCCGTATTGGCTGATCAGCTCCTCGTGCGTGCCGTGCTGCACGATCTCCCCGTCGTCGAGCACTAGGATGCGGTCGGCCAGCTTCACCGATGAGACCCGGTGCGAGATGATGATGCTGGTGCGGTTTTCCATGATGCGGCGCAGGCTGTTGAGGATAGCGTTCTCGGTCTTGGTATCCACGGCAGAGAGCGAGTCATCGAGGATGAGGATGCTTGGCTCCCGCACCAGCGCCCGCGCGATGGACACGCGCTGCTTCTGCCCGCCGGATAAGGTGATGCCGCGCTCGCCCAGCTTGGTGTTAAAGCCCTCCGGGAAGCGGGCGATGTTCTCATACACGTCGGCATCCCTGGCTGCCTGCACCATCTGCTCCTCGGTGATGCTTGGCAGGCCAAACCCGATGTTGTTGCGGATAGAATCGGAGAAAAGGAACACGTCCTGCGGCACGTAGCCGATCTGGCTGCGCAGGCTGTCGAGGTTGTAGTCGCGCACGTCTACGCCGTCAATAAGGATGCGGCCGCCGGTGGCGTCATACATGCGCGGCAGCAGGTTGGCAATGGTGCTCTTGCCTGAGCCGGTATTGCCGATCACGGCCAGCGTTTCGCCGTGCCTGATGTCAAACGACACCCCTTTCAGCGCATGGATGCCGGTGTCCGGGTACACAAAGTCCACGTTCTCGAACCGGATGTCGCCGATGATCTCCTTGCTGATGTTCTGGCGGGTGACGATATCGTTTTTGGTGTTGAGAAACTCATTGATGCGCTCCTGCGAGGCGGCGGCGCGCTGCACCAGGCTGGCCGTCCAGCCCAGCGAGGTAACCGGCCAGGTGAGCATGTTCACGTAGATGATGAACTCGGCGATGTTGCCTGTGGTGATGCTGCCGTTGATCACTTCCTGGCCGCCGATGTAAATGGTGATGATCGTGCTAAGGCCCACCAGGAACAGCACCAGCGGAAAGAACAATGAGTTTACAAAGTTCAGTTCCAGCGACTTATCCTTGTAGGTGTTGCTGGCCGTGGTGAAGTTGTTATGTGAGTCATCTTCCCGCACAAAAGATTTGATGACCCGGATGCCTGAAAAAGCCTCTTGCACAAAGGTGGTAATGCCCGAAAGGCTGCGCTGTATCTCGTCGGACTTGCGCTGGATGATGTTGTTGACGTAATAAATGCTGATGGCCAGTATGGGCAGCGGAATCAGGGTGTACATCGTCAGCTTCACGTTTACCGACAGCATGTAGGGGATCACCATCAGGAAAAGGATGACCAGGTTAACGCCATACATAATGGCCGGCC is a window of Pontibacter kalidii DNA encoding:
- a CDS encoding GyrI-like domain-containing protein, which translates into the protein MNKKIFYVVAGIATVVLVLYTYLGGFSEPAVTLTTSETKYVAGQPFEGSVEDEAMGRAFQRVSQVLQEQELQGHPGNIYYNDPDKSGDSIRAFIGIIIPDSTAKLPDGFTLRTVPGGRQVVRAEATANIALLPKKLYAAVFDHAEEEKLKLEEFYVEWFPENDKGVLEVPVKE
- a CDS encoding ABC transporter ATP-binding protein, with product MKSLRYLNKYLLKYKYRLLLGLLFTIISNFFQILPAQVVRYAFNLIKEGINLHGLFGGMAQQELVYDIFSRSILVYGVIILLMALLRGVFLFFVRQTVIVMSRLIENDLKNEIYAHYQSLPLSFYRKNNTGDLMARISEDVSRVRMYLGPAIMYGVNLVILFLMVIPYMLSVNVKLTMYTLIPLPILAISIYYVNNIIQRKSDEIQRSLSGITTFVQEAFSGIRVIKSFVREDDSHNNFTTASNTYKDKSLELNFVNSLFFPLVLFLVGLSTIITIYIGGQEVINGSITTGNIAEFIIYVNMLTWPVTSLGWTASLVQRAAASQERINEFLNTKNDIVTRQNISKEIIGDIRFENVDFVYPDTGIHALKGVSFDIRHGETLAVIGNTGSGKSTIANLLPRMYDATGGRILIDGVDVRDYNLDSLRSQIGYVPQDVFLFSDSIRNNIGFGLPSITEEQMVQAARDADVYENIARFPEGFNTKLGERGITLSGGQKQRVSIARALVREPSILILDDSLSAVDTKTENAILNSLRRIMENRTSIIISHRVSSVKLADRILVLDDGEIVQHGTHEELISQYGLYKQLYERQLQQEDV
- a CDS encoding TetR/AcrR family transcriptional regulator, which gives rise to MAGGRPYIIYSRNHSDYTLGKKAEAKKELILEAAKSVFGRLGYSKATLDDIAAAIGMKKPSLYYYYKSKELLYIEAFSQEWKARLSHIKQLAEHEPNPHKRLLLYIQSSLRYYQEIVSAHTISIKVLIETRAMFQELFRESRGKETNYYATVIKEGIAKGVFIPCEAERVGYSMMVVKDLIQFEEFQRADFHQLPSIDFEKIERDVLYTINLILNGIAVQE